The following are encoded together in the Marinifilum sp. JC120 genome:
- a CDS encoding relaxase: SSGNVLYTLKNGSMVKDNGDKIFFSVNDPGAVQVAQGFARMMFGRNVKVSGNEIGRNKKILVR, encoded by the coding sequence ATTCCTCCGGAAACGTGCTCTACACTTTGAAGAATGGTTCCATGGTCAAAGACAATGGAGATAAGATTTTCTTCAGCGTGAATGATCCTGGGGCGGTTCAGGTAGCGCAGGGATTTGCGCGGATGATGTTTGGGCGGAATGTTAAGGTGTCCGGGAATGAGATTGGGCGTAATAAAAAAATCTTAGTTAGGTGA